Proteins encoded by one window of Pseudomonas coleopterorum:
- the nirD gene encoding nitrite reductase small subunit NirD, translated as MQAIEAVQAMTWQAVCERSDLIANSGVVVWLDGEQIALFYLPGAGEGRVLHAIDNHDPRSGANVLGRGIVGYLQGELVVAAPLYKQHYCFSDGRCLEAPDQHVRVWPVRLNGDRVEIGRM; from the coding sequence ATGCAGGCAATCGAAGCTGTGCAGGCGATGACCTGGCAAGCGGTGTGCGAGCGGTCGGACCTGATCGCCAATTCCGGTGTGGTGGTGTGGCTGGACGGTGAGCAGATCGCATTGTTCTACCTGCCCGGAGCGGGCGAGGGCAGGGTGCTGCACGCCATCGACAACCACGACCCGCGCTCGGGCGCCAACGTGCTGGGCCGCGGAATCGTCGGGTACCTGCAAGGGGAGTTGGTGGTGGCGGCGCCGCTGTACAAGCAGCATTACTGCTTCAGCGACGGGCGCTGCCTGGAGGCGCCGGATCAGCATGTCAGGGTCTGGCCGGTGCGCTTGAATGGGGATCGGGTGGAGATTGGCAGGATGTAG
- the pcaQ gene encoding pca operon transcription factor PcaQ: protein MNLDSRIKFRHLLCFLEIARQGSFAKAADTLSISQPAISKTLKELEDLLQTRLFERDKSGVELTAAGVRFMRYAGPCVQALRDGVSSLRGEPHEAPQVRIGVLSTVESQLLPEVLCRLHARHAALVVSVATGPGAYLLAQLHVGELDLVIGRMTDSPQIQGLSFEHLYSESMTLVVRPGHPLLEVRPLDAEQVGACPWVLPLAGTTIRKHADSLFVQCAITPSAQRLETLSPTLSRRYVASSDAIWVAPRDAVQRDIATGQLYELDLGVHEPGGSVGICRNAALPLSMPAQWLCEVVREVAAQYEQSSTFP, encoded by the coding sequence ATGAACCTCGACAGCCGCATCAAATTCCGCCACCTGCTGTGCTTTCTCGAAATTGCCCGTCAGGGTAGCTTCGCCAAGGCCGCCGATACCTTGTCCATCAGCCAGCCGGCGATTTCCAAGACCCTCAAGGAACTCGAAGACCTGCTGCAGACCCGCCTGTTCGAGCGCGACAAGAGCGGGGTCGAGCTGACGGCCGCAGGCGTACGCTTCATGCGCTACGCCGGCCCCTGCGTGCAGGCCCTGCGCGACGGCGTCAGCAGCCTGCGCGGCGAGCCGCACGAAGCGCCCCAGGTGCGCATCGGTGTGCTGTCCACCGTCGAAAGCCAGTTATTGCCCGAAGTGCTCTGCCGCCTGCACGCGCGCCACGCCGCGCTGGTCGTCAGCGTCGCGACCGGCCCGGGGGCGTACCTGCTGGCGCAACTGCACGTGGGCGAACTGGACCTGGTGATCGGCCGCATGACCGACAGCCCGCAGATCCAGGGCCTGTCGTTCGAGCACCTGTACAGCGAGTCGATGACCCTGGTGGTACGCCCGGGCCATCCGCTGCTCGAAGTGCGCCCGTTGGACGCCGAACAGGTCGGCGCCTGCCCGTGGGTGCTGCCGCTGGCTGGGACGACCATCCGCAAGCACGCCGACAGCTTGTTCGTGCAGTGCGCGATCACCCCGTCTGCGCAACGTCTGGAAACGCTTTCGCCGACCCTCAGTCGGCGCTACGTTGCCAGCAGCGATGCCATCTGGGTCGCGCCACGCGATGCGGTGCAACGCGACATCGCCACCGGCCAGTTGTACGAACTGGATCTGGGCGTGCACGAGCCGGGCGGCTCGGTGGGCATCTGCCGCAACGCCGCGCTGCCGCTGTCGATGCCGGCGCAATGGTTGTGTGAGGTGGTGCGTGAAGTGGCTGCGCAGTATGAGCAGTCCTCCACCTTCCCATGA
- a CDS encoding FKBP-type peptidyl-prolyl cis-trans isomerase has translation MKQHRLAAAVALVTLVLAGCDSQTSVELKTPAQKASYGIGLNMGKSLAQEGMDDLDSKAVALGIEDAVGKKEQKIKDDELVAAFADLQKRAEERMTKMNAEAQTAGKKFLEENGKKDGVVTTASGLQYQVIKKADGAQPKPTDVVTVHYEGKLIDGKVFDSSIERGAPIDLPVSGVIPGWVEGLQLMHVGEKVKLFIPADLAYGAQSPSPTIPANSVLVFDLELIAIKDAAKAAADAAAETDDAEVEEAAPAK, from the coding sequence ATGAAACAGCATCGGTTGGCGGCGGCAGTTGCCTTGGTCACCCTGGTCCTCGCAGGTTGCGATTCCCAGACCAGCGTCGAGCTCAAAACCCCGGCGCAAAAAGCTTCCTACGGTATCGGCCTGAACATGGGCAAGAGCCTGGCTCAGGAAGGTATGGACGATCTCGATTCCAAGGCCGTCGCCCTGGGTATTGAAGACGCCGTCGGCAAGAAAGAGCAGAAGATCAAGGACGATGAGCTGGTCGCAGCTTTCGCCGATCTGCAGAAACGCGCTGAAGAACGCATGACCAAGATGAACGCCGAGGCCCAGACCGCCGGCAAGAAGTTCCTCGAGGAAAACGGCAAGAAAGACGGCGTGGTCACCACCGCTTCGGGCCTGCAGTACCAGGTCATCAAGAAGGCCGACGGCGCCCAACCCAAGCCGACCGACGTGGTCACCGTCCATTACGAAGGCAAGCTGATCGACGGCAAGGTCTTCGACAGCTCCATCGAGCGCGGCGCCCCGATCGATCTGCCGGTCAGCGGCGTGATTCCAGGCTGGGTCGAAGGCCTGCAACTGATGCACGTCGGCGAGAAGGTCAAGCTGTTCATCCCGGCCGATCTGGCCTACGGCGCCCAGAGCCCGAGCCCGACCATTCCGGCCAACTCGGTGCTGGTGTTCGACCTTGAGCTGATCGCCATCAAGGACGCTGCCAAGGCTGCTGCCGACGCTGCTGCCGAAACCGACGATGCCGAAGTCGAAGAAGCCGCACCCGCCAAGTAA
- a CDS encoding YkvA family protein: MKAPWNFTRFLPIAERILSRGRLPALIFAVARKGKGYRLGALKEDVQLLQALCLAYWRGEYRNISPKALLSIVAGLVYFVSPIDAIPDWLLGVGMLDDIAVLAWVMKTLSGELDTFRAWRERQSPEKLRVVERLPASEQELELEKSHR; encoded by the coding sequence ATGAAGGCACCTTGGAATTTCACCCGTTTTCTGCCCATTGCCGAACGCATCCTGAGTCGGGGCCGCCTGCCGGCCTTGATCTTCGCCGTGGCGCGCAAGGGCAAGGGCTATCGGCTGGGCGCCCTGAAGGAAGACGTGCAACTGCTCCAGGCCCTGTGCCTGGCCTACTGGCGGGGCGAGTACCGCAACATCAGCCCAAAGGCGTTGCTGTCCATCGTCGCTGGACTGGTCTACTTCGTCAGCCCCATCGATGCCATTCCCGACTGGCTGTTGGGCGTCGGCATGCTGGACGACATCGCGGTGCTGGCCTGGGTCATGAAAACCCTGTCCGGCGAGCTGGACACCTTCCGCGCCTGGCGCGAGCGGCAGTCTCCGGAGAAGCTGCGGGTCGTCGAACGCCTGCCGGCTTCGGAGCAGGAGCTGGAGCTGGAAAAATCCCACCGCTGA
- a CDS encoding helix-turn-helix domain-containing protein: protein MGVQVISRDGQPEYAVVPWAEYQRLLAAAAGSSVEQSSDTEASSEPAAPAAHVPPPSFQRLRELRETQGVPLDSLARAVGISPSYLSMIETGEREPDAAIRRSLAWELGVPGWSGES, encoded by the coding sequence ATGGGGGTTCAGGTGATAAGCCGTGACGGCCAGCCGGAATACGCGGTGGTGCCATGGGCCGAGTATCAACGGCTTCTGGCTGCCGCCGCAGGCAGCTCGGTCGAGCAGTCTTCAGACACCGAAGCGTCCAGCGAACCAGCCGCTCCGGCCGCTCACGTCCCGCCTCCCAGCTTCCAGCGCCTGCGCGAATTGCGCGAGACCCAGGGCGTGCCTCTGGACAGCCTGGCCCGCGCGGTCGGCATCAGTCCTTCCTACCTGTCGATGATCGAAACCGGCGAGCGCGAGCCCGATGCTGCCATCCGCCGCAGCCTTGCCTGGGAATTGGGGGTGCCGGGCTGGAGCGGCGAGTCGTGA
- a CDS encoding carboxy terminal-processing peptidase has product MKHFIPGSALALCIGLGSLSMSANTLAANSWDKLQPDRDEVVASLNVVELLKRHHYSKPPLNDARSVIIYDSYIKLLDPSRSYFTAADIAEFDKWKTQFDDFLKNGNLDPGFVIYKRYLDRVKARLDFALAELNKGVDKFDFTTKETLLVDRKDAPWLKNEAELDDLWRKRVKDEVLRQKIAGKDAAQIQETLSKRYKNQLARLDQTRAEDIFQAYINTFAQSYDPHTNYLSPDNAENFDINMSLSLEGIGAVLQSDNDQVKIVRLVPAGPADKTKQVAPADKIIGVAQGDKEMVDVVGWRLDEVVKLIRGPKGSTVRLEVIPHTNAPNDQTSKIVSITREAVKLEEQAAKKSILNLKENGRDYKLGVIEIPAFYLDFKAFRAGDPDYKSTTRDVRKLLTELQKEKVDGVVIDLRNNGGGSLQEATELTSLFIEKGPTVLVRNADGRVDVLEDENPGAFYKGPLALLVNRLSASASEIFAGAMQDYHRALIVGGQTFGKGTVQTIQPLNHGELKLTLAKFYRVSGQSTQHQGVLPDIAYPSIIDTKEIGESALPEAMPWDTIRPAIKPASDPFKPYLAKLTADHDARTVKDPEFIYIRDRLALAEQLMKEKTVSLNEADRRAQHSDIEAKQLALENTRRKAKGEEPLKELKKEDEDALGADPDKTKPEDDAYLAETGRILLDYLKLNTSVAKH; this is encoded by the coding sequence ATGAAGCATTTCATTCCCGGCAGTGCCCTGGCGCTGTGTATCGGCCTCGGCAGCTTGTCGATGTCCGCCAATACCTTGGCCGCCAACAGCTGGGACAAACTTCAGCCGGATCGCGACGAAGTGGTGGCCAGCCTCAATGTGGTCGAGCTGCTCAAGCGCCATCATTACAGCAAGCCGCCGCTCAACGATGCGCGCTCGGTCATCATCTATGACAGCTACATCAAGCTGCTTGATCCCTCGCGCAGCTATTTCACGGCGGCCGACATCGCCGAGTTCGATAAATGGAAGACTCAGTTCGACGACTTCCTGAAGAACGGCAACCTGGATCCCGGCTTCGTCATCTACAAGCGCTATCTGGATCGGGTCAAGGCCCGTCTGGACTTTGCCCTGGCTGAACTGAACAAGGGCGTCGACAAGTTCGACTTCACCACCAAGGAAACCCTGCTGGTCGACCGCAAGGACGCCCCTTGGCTGAAGAACGAAGCGGAGCTGGACGATCTGTGGCGCAAGCGCGTGAAGGATGAAGTGCTACGCCAGAAGATCGCCGGAAAAGACGCCGCGCAGATTCAGGAAACCCTGTCCAAGCGCTACAAGAACCAGCTTGCCCGCCTCGACCAGACCCGCGCCGAGGACATCTTCCAGGCGTACATCAATACCTTCGCCCAGTCCTACGACCCGCACACCAACTACCTGTCCCCGGACAACGCGGAAAACTTCGACATCAACATGAGCCTGTCGCTCGAAGGCATCGGTGCGGTCCTGCAAAGCGACAACGATCAGGTCAAGATCGTGCGCCTGGTCCCTGCCGGTCCGGCCGACAAGACCAAGCAGGTCGCCCCCGCCGACAAGATCATCGGCGTCGCCCAGGGCGACAAGGAAATGGTCGACGTGGTCGGCTGGCGCCTGGATGAAGTGGTCAAGCTGATTCGCGGCCCGAAAGGCTCCACCGTGCGCCTTGAAGTGATTCCGCACACCAATGCGCCCAACGATCAGACCAGCAAGATCGTCTCGATCACCCGCGAAGCGGTCAAGCTCGAAGAGCAGGCGGCGAAGAAGTCGATCCTCAACCTCAAGGAAAACGGCCGCGACTACAAGCTGGGCGTGATCGAGATTCCAGCCTTCTACCTGGACTTCAAGGCGTTCCGCGCCGGTGACCCGGACTACAAGTCGACCACCCGCGATGTGCGCAAGCTGCTCACCGAGCTGCAGAAGGAAAAAGTCGACGGTGTGGTCATTGACCTGCGCAACAACGGCGGCGGCTCCCTGCAGGAAGCCACCGAACTGACCAGCCTGTTCATCGAGAAAGGCCCGACCGTGCTGGTGCGCAACGCCGATGGCCGTGTCGACGTGCTCGAGGACGAAAACCCCGGCGCGTTCTACAAAGGCCCGCTGGCGCTGCTGGTCAACCGTCTGTCCGCTTCGGCCTCGGAGATTTTCGCCGGTGCCATGCAGGATTATCACCGCGCTCTGATCGTGGGCGGACAGACCTTCGGCAAGGGCACGGTGCAGACCATCCAGCCGCTCAACCACGGCGAGCTCAAGCTGACCCTGGCCAAGTTCTACCGGGTTTCCGGACAGAGCACCCAGCATCAGGGCGTGCTGCCGGACATCGCCTACCCGTCGATCATCGACACCAAGGAGATCGGCGAGAGCGCCCTGCCCGAAGCGATGCCGTGGGACACCATCCGCCCGGCCATCAAGCCGGCCAGCGATCCGTTCAAGCCGTACCTGGCCAAGCTGACCGCAGATCATGACGCGCGCACCGTCAAGGATCCGGAATTCATCTACATCCGCGATCGCCTGGCCCTGGCCGAGCAGTTGATGAAAGAGAAGACCGTGAGCCTGAACGAGGCCGATCGTCGTGCCCAGCACAGCGACATCGAAGCCAAGCAACTGGCGTTGGAAAACACCCGTCGCAAGGCCAAGGGCGAAGAGCCGCTCAAAGAGCTGAAGAAGGAAGACGAAGACGCACTGGGCGCCGATCCGGACAAGACCAAACCGGAAGACGACGCTTACCTGGCAGAGACCGGGCGCATCCTGCTCGACTACCTGAAACTCAATACGTCTGTGGCCAAGCACTGA
- a CDS encoding zinc-binding dehydrogenase, which translates to MKALQGVEGHVEWSERPSPTCDVGQVKIRVAAAGLNRADLMQRAGLYPPPPGASDILGLECAGVISEVGVGSSWQVGDRVCTLLAGGGMAEEVVVDGRHVLPVPEGLSLHEAAGIVEVYATVWLNLFQLADLQPGEKVLLHAGASGIGSAAIQLCKAFGNPTWVSVGSAERLAYCEALGAQGGVVRGDGLEGLKDLGPFDVILDPVGANYSELNLDVVALDGRWVMIGLMGGRQAQFDLAKVLSKRVRLQGSTLRSRDDAFKADLLSDLGQQVWPLFTEGRLKSQLAKTFPIADAEAAFEALASNQISGKVVLVIDETLS; encoded by the coding sequence GTGAAGGCATTGCAAGGCGTGGAAGGACATGTGGAGTGGAGCGAACGGCCGAGCCCGACGTGTGACGTAGGTCAAGTGAAGATTCGCGTCGCCGCGGCCGGTCTCAACCGGGCCGATTTGATGCAACGTGCCGGCCTGTACCCGCCGCCACCGGGCGCCAGCGATATTCTGGGCCTTGAGTGTGCAGGCGTCATCAGCGAGGTCGGCGTCGGTTCGTCCTGGCAGGTTGGTGACAGGGTGTGCACGTTGCTGGCTGGGGGCGGCATGGCCGAGGAGGTGGTGGTCGATGGCCGTCACGTGCTGCCCGTGCCCGAGGGGCTGAGCCTGCACGAGGCCGCAGGCATCGTCGAGGTCTACGCGACGGTGTGGCTGAACCTGTTCCAGCTGGCCGATCTGCAACCGGGCGAGAAGGTCCTGCTGCATGCTGGCGCCAGCGGCATCGGCTCGGCGGCGATCCAGCTGTGCAAGGCATTCGGCAACCCCACCTGGGTCAGCGTCGGCTCCGCCGAGCGCCTGGCCTACTGCGAAGCATTGGGTGCCCAGGGCGGTGTGGTGCGGGGTGACGGCCTGGAAGGGTTGAAGGACCTGGGCCCGTTCGATGTGATCCTCGACCCGGTGGGCGCCAACTACAGCGAGCTGAACCTGGACGTGGTGGCGCTGGATGGACGCTGGGTGATGATCGGCCTGATGGGCGGCCGCCAGGCGCAGTTCGACCTAGCCAAGGTGCTGAGCAAGCGCGTGCGCTTGCAGGGTTCGACCTTGCGCAGCCGTGACGATGCATTCAAGGCCGACCTGCTCAGTGACCTGGGCCAGCAGGTATGGCCATTGTTCACCGAAGGGCGCTTGAAGTCGCAGTTGGCCAAGACGTTCCCGATCGCCGACGCCGAGGCGGCGTTCGAAGCGCTGGCAAGCAATCAGATTTCAGGGAAGGTGGTGCTGGTGATCGACGAAACCCTGAGCTGA
- a CDS encoding TolC family outer membrane protein, with protein sequence MRVFTPICSAILLAMACSHAQAMSLTQAIQSTVDNHPELASNINSRLAADEDTKIAQGAYRPSVDFVAGYGRERSDNLNTRARGDHNKETLNYTQSELRLRQMLFDGSSASSEISRTRSTATSRAYYVQATAQDLALRAVQVYLDVLRNRELVTLAKNNLQAHLRVNDQIGLRSERGVGSTADVDQSRARRALAENNYNTAQVNLADAEAAFFSAVGRMPDELEPLPSIRGELPGDLNAARQSMMENNPYLKSAQADVQAAESQYEGAKSAFYPRVDAELATGANNNLSGERGHNNTDWRAGVSMSYNLYRGGSDKARLQGDAHRINQAMDIRNNALRQLNENLALSWNAMKNAGTQIPYAREYAETTTRVRAAYQDQFGLGQRTLLDVLDSENELYTANTRYAEVRYTEEYSMYRVLSNMGELLAKTRVVLPAEAVALTEVKSEARLPEMR encoded by the coding sequence ATGCGCGTTTTCACCCCCATCTGCAGCGCGATCTTGTTGGCCATGGCGTGCTCGCACGCGCAAGCCATGTCACTCACCCAGGCGATCCAGAGCACCGTGGATAACCATCCTGAGCTGGCATCCAACATCAACAGTCGCCTGGCCGCGGATGAGGACACGAAAATCGCCCAGGGCGCCTACCGCCCCAGCGTTGATTTCGTTGCCGGCTACGGGCGCGAGCGTTCGGACAACCTGAACACCCGCGCCCGTGGTGACCACAACAAGGAAACGCTGAACTACACCCAGTCGGAACTGCGTCTGCGCCAGATGCTGTTCGACGGTTCCAGCGCTTCCAGCGAAATCAGCCGGACTCGCTCCACTGCTACGTCCCGTGCCTACTACGTTCAGGCCACCGCCCAGGACCTGGCCCTGCGCGCCGTTCAGGTGTACCTGGATGTACTGCGCAACCGCGAATTGGTGACCCTGGCCAAGAACAACCTGCAAGCGCACTTGCGCGTCAACGACCAGATCGGCCTGCGCAGCGAGCGCGGCGTCGGCAGCACGGCGGACGTCGATCAGTCGCGCGCCCGTCGCGCCCTGGCTGAGAACAACTACAACACCGCCCAGGTCAACCTGGCCGATGCCGAAGCTGCGTTCTTCAGCGCCGTGGGCCGTATGCCCGACGAGCTGGAACCCCTGCCTTCGATCCGTGGTGAACTGCCAGGCGACCTGAACGCCGCGCGCCAGTCCATGATGGAAAACAACCCGTACCTCAAATCGGCCCAGGCCGACGTGCAGGCTGCCGAGAGCCAGTATGAAGGCGCCAAGTCCGCGTTCTACCCACGGGTCGACGCGGAACTGGCCACCGGTGCCAACAACAACCTGTCCGGCGAGCGCGGTCACAACAACACCGACTGGCGTGCAGGCGTGAGCATGAGCTACAACCTGTACCGCGGCGGCAGCGACAAGGCGCGCCTGCAGGGCGACGCGCACCGCATCAACCAGGCCATGGACATCCGCAACAACGCCCTGCGTCAGTTGAACGAAAACCTGGCGCTGTCGTGGAACGCGATGAAAAACGCCGGCACGCAAATCCCGTATGCCCGCGAATACGCCGAAACCACCACGCGCGTGCGTGCGGCCTATCAGGACCAGTTCGGTCTCGGCCAGCGGACCCTGCTCGACGTGCTCGACAGTGAAAACGAGCTGTACACCGCCAACACCCGCTACGCCGAAGTCCGCTACACCGAGGAATACTCGATGTATCGCGTGCTCTCCAACATGGGTGAGCTGCTGGCCAAGACCCGCGTCGTGCTGCCGGCCGAAGCCGTGGCGCTGACCGAAGTGAAGAGCGAAGCGCGTCTGCCTGAAATGCGCTGA
- a CDS encoding YbaN family protein, with product MAQARPAWLRYLLLGIGCASVCLGVIGIFLPIMPTTPFLLLAAACFARSSPRFHAWLLGHPRLGPLLKAYLDGEGIPLKAKVLAIGSMWISIAVSCWLVPLPWLRVLMIAVGLAVTVYIALQKTRR from the coding sequence GTGGCTCAAGCCCGGCCAGCCTGGCTGCGCTACCTGCTGCTGGGCATTGGTTGCGCAAGCGTCTGCCTGGGCGTCATCGGCATCTTCCTGCCGATCATGCCCACCACCCCATTCCTGCTGCTGGCGGCTGCGTGTTTCGCACGAAGCTCGCCGCGCTTCCATGCCTGGCTGCTTGGCCATCCACGGCTGGGGCCTTTGCTCAAAGCCTATCTGGACGGCGAAGGCATCCCCTTGAAAGCCAAGGTGCTGGCCATCGGTTCGATGTGGATCAGTATCGCCGTGTCGTGCTGGCTGGTGCCATTGCCATGGCTACGCGTGCTGATGATAGCTGTGGGGCTGGCAGTCACTGTTTATATCGCTTTGCAGAAAACACGCAGATGA
- a CDS encoding YecA family protein, translated as MSFAEQLTRLQAFLDADELHDEALDYVAAHGYLTALSICSEEVPEREWIDALFAEPPHYSDDAQREEIEGTLIQLKAHIARQLASDEEFELPCDLDLGDEPDDSDLRGWCIGFMEGVFLREAAWFETAEDEVSEMLLPIMVGSGLFDEQPEFSDIAADANLMDDMIVQIPEALTALYLLCNAPDEKPAILKPRHH; from the coding sequence ATGTCCTTCGCCGAGCAACTGACCCGCCTGCAAGCCTTCCTCGACGCCGATGAGCTGCATGACGAGGCGCTGGACTACGTCGCCGCCCATGGCTACCTGACCGCCCTGTCGATCTGCTCCGAAGAAGTTCCGGAGCGTGAATGGATCGATGCCCTGTTCGCCGAGCCGCCTCATTACAGCGATGATGCCCAGCGTGAAGAGATCGAAGGCACGCTCATCCAGCTCAAGGCGCACATCGCTCGCCAGTTGGCCAGCGACGAAGAATTCGAGCTGCCATGCGATCTCGATCTGGGCGATGAGCCGGACGATTCCGACCTGCGCGGCTGGTGCATCGGTTTCATGGAAGGCGTGTTCCTGCGCGAAGCCGCCTGGTTCGAAACCGCCGAGGACGAAGTCAGCGAAATGCTCCTGCCGATCATGGTCGGTTCCGGCCTGTTCGACGAGCAGCCGGAGTTCTCCGACATCGCCGCCGACGCTAATCTGATGGACGACATGATCGTGCAGATCCCCGAGGCGCTGACGGCCCTCTACCTGTTGTGCAACGCCCCGGATGAAAAGCCGGCGATTCTCAAGCCGCGCCATCACTAA
- the recQ gene encoding DNA helicase RecQ, translating into MLEQAQRVLKDIFGYDSFRGRQGAIIERVARGGDALVLMPTGGGKSLCFQVPALLRDGLAVVVSPLIALMDDQVATLEELGVAAAALNSTLSTDEQRELAARIRRGEIKMLYLAPERLVQPRMLDFLRGLDIALFAIDEAHCVSQWGHDFRPEYLQLGQLAEQFPHVPRIALTATADKRTREEIVTRLHLQDAERFLSSFDRPNIFYRIVPKESPRKQLLAFLAERRSDAGIVYCLSRKKVDEVAAFLCENNFPALPYHAGLPAATRAANQKRFLNEEGLIMVATIAFGMGIDKPNVRFVAHMDLPKSLEAYYQETGRAGRDGLPADAWMAYGLQDVLMLKQMLQNSEGDERHKRLEHHKLDAMLALCEETRCRRQALLAYFDEDMPQPCGHCDNCVDGVQTWDATEPARQALSAIYRTGQRYGVGHLVDVLLGKDTEKVRSFGHDKLAVFGVGKGRSEGEWRSLYRQVVARGLADIDLEGYGGLRLSDSCRPLLRGEVTLALRKELKPQTSSTRGSGSASPASQLVRGEEREQWEALRTLRRNLAQEHAVPPYVIFPDSTLLEMLRSQPTSMAEMGRVSGVGARKLERYGEAFLQVLAGTGGGEAPREVADIRHELISLARAGMTPLQIAGQLQCSEKNVYSLLAEAIGQQQLSLEQALDLPEELMSEVQDAFLDVEGELPAVAEIAGQFAGRVPEGVLYCVRAALQSEFEV; encoded by the coding sequence ATGCTCGAACAGGCTCAACGCGTTCTTAAGGACATCTTCGGCTACGACAGCTTCCGCGGTCGCCAGGGTGCCATTATCGAGCGTGTGGCCCGCGGTGGCGATGCCTTGGTATTGATGCCCACCGGCGGCGGCAAATCGCTGTGCTTTCAGGTGCCGGCGCTGTTGCGCGACGGCCTGGCGGTGGTGGTCTCGCCGCTGATCGCCCTGATGGACGACCAGGTCGCCACCCTCGAGGAGCTCGGGGTGGCCGCCGCCGCGCTCAATTCCACGCTCAGTACCGACGAGCAGCGCGAGCTGGCCGCGCGCATTCGTCGCGGTGAAATAAAGATGCTGTACCTGGCGCCCGAGCGTCTGGTGCAGCCGCGCATGCTGGATTTCCTCCGTGGCCTGGACATTGCCCTGTTCGCCATTGACGAGGCCCACTGCGTTTCCCAATGGGGCCACGATTTCCGTCCCGAATACCTGCAACTGGGCCAGTTGGCCGAACAGTTCCCCCACGTGCCGCGGATCGCCCTGACCGCCACCGCCGACAAGCGCACCCGTGAAGAGATCGTCACCCGTCTGCATCTGCAGGATGCCGAGCGTTTTCTTTCCAGCTTCGACCGGCCCAACATCTTCTACCGCATCGTGCCCAAGGAAAGCCCGCGCAAACAGTTGCTGGCATTCCTCGCCGAGCGGCGCAGCGACGCCGGCATCGTCTATTGCCTGTCACGCAAGAAAGTCGACGAGGTCGCCGCCTTCCTGTGCGAGAACAACTTTCCAGCGCTGCCGTACCACGCCGGCCTGCCGGCGGCGACGCGCGCTGCCAACCAGAAGCGCTTCCTCAACGAGGAAGGCTTGATCATGGTCGCCACCATCGCCTTCGGCATGGGCATCGACAAGCCCAACGTGCGTTTCGTGGCGCACATGGACCTGCCCAAGTCGCTGGAGGCCTACTACCAGGAAACCGGTCGCGCCGGCCGCGATGGTCTGCCGGCCGATGCCTGGATGGCCTACGGGCTGCAGGATGTGCTGATGCTCAAGCAGATGCTGCAGAATTCCGAAGGCGACGAGCGGCACAAGCGTCTGGAGCATCACAAGCTCGACGCCATGCTGGCGTTGTGCGAAGAAACCCGCTGCCGTCGGCAGGCGCTGCTGGCCTATTTCGACGAAGACATGCCCCAGCCCTGCGGTCACTGCGACAACTGTGTCGACGGCGTGCAGACCTGGGACGCCACCGAGCCGGCCCGTCAGGCGCTGTCGGCGATCTACCGCACCGGGCAGCGCTATGGCGTTGGCCATCTGGTGGACGTGCTGCTGGGCAAGGACACCGAGAAGGTGCGCAGTTTCGGCCACGACAAACTGGCGGTGTTCGGTGTCGGCAAGGGCCGCTCGGAAGGAGAGTGGCGTTCCCTGTATCGCCAGGTGGTCGCGCGCGGCCTGGCCGACATCGACCTGGAAGGCTATGGCGGTCTGCGCCTGAGCGACAGCTGCCGCCCGCTGCTGCGTGGCGAGGTGACGCTTGCGCTGCGCAAGGAGCTCAAGCCGCAGACGTCCTCCACCCGTGGCAGCGGCTCGGCCAGCCCGGCCAGCCAGCTGGTGCGCGGCGAAGAGCGCGAACAGTGGGAAGCGCTGCGTACCTTGCGCCGCAACCTGGCCCAGGAGCATGCGGTACCGCCCTATGTCATCTTCCCTGACTCGACCTTGCTGGAAATGCTCCGCAGCCAGCCGACCAGCATGGCCGAAATGGGCCGGGTCAGCGGCGTTGGCGCACGCAAGCTGGAGCGCTACGGCGAAGCCTTCCTGCAGGTTCTGGCCGGTACGGGCGGCGGAGAAGCGCCACGCGAGGTGGCCGATATCCGCCACGAGCTCATCAGCCTGGCCCGTGCGGGCATGACGCCGCTGCAGATCGCCGGCCAGTTACAGTGCAGTGAGAAGAATGTCTACAGCCTGCTCGCCGAAGCGATTGGCCAACAGCAACTGTCGCTGGAGCAGGCGCTGGACCTTCCCGAAGAATTGATGAGCGAAGTACAGGACGCCTTTCTCGACGTCGAGGGGGAATTGCCCGCTGTCGCCGAGATTGCAGGGCAATTCGCCGGTCGTGTGCCCGAAGGCGTGCTGTATTGCGTACGCGCAGCGTTGCAGTCCGAATTCGAAGTGTGA